The proteins below come from a single Salvelinus alpinus chromosome 18, SLU_Salpinus.1, whole genome shotgun sequence genomic window:
- the rcl1 gene encoding RNA 3'-terminal phosphate cyclase-like protein — MASQGLTYDGCNFFRQRLVLSTLSGKRVKIRNIRSKDDNPGLRDFEASFIRLLDKVTNGTRIEINQTGTVLFYQPGLLSGGVVEHECNTQRSVGYYLEALLMLAPFMKNPLKAVLKGVTNDPTDPSVDQLKYTSIPVMKKFGIDGEGLELKVVKRGMAPGGGGEVLFTCPVRKTLRPVQLSEPGKIKRIRGIAYSVRVSPQMANRIVDSARSILNKFIPDIYIYTDHMKGDKSGKSPGFGLTLVAETLNGTFLSAEQVSTPQGQGDPVLPEDLGRNCAKLLLEEIYRGGCIDSANQSLALVYMALGQQDVSKALLGDLSPYTIEFLRHMRDFFRMMFKIETQKPSEDERKGGDKVLMTCVGAGYTNISKSIK; from the exons ATGGCAAGCCAGGGACTCACTTACGATGGTTGTAATTTTTTCAGACAACGACTAGTGTTATCAACTCTAAGTGGCAAACGAGTCAAAATCAGAAACATACGATCTAAAGATGATAACCCAGGACTTAGAG ATTTTGAAGCCAGCTTCATCAGGCTTCTGGACAAGGTAACCAATGGGACCCGAATAGAAATCAACCAAACAG GTACGGTGCTGTTCTACCAGCCGGGCCTGCTTTCTGGTGGTGTGGTGGAACATGAGTGTAACACCCAGCGGTCTGTGGGTTACTACCTGGAAGCTCTACTCATGCTGGCTCCCTTCATGAAGAACCCTCTGAAGGCTGTGCTGAAGGGGGTCACCAACGACCCGACAGACCCCTCG GTTGACCAACTCAAGTATACGTCCATTCCTGTGATGAAGAAGTTTGGGATTGATGGAGAGGGGCTGGAACTGAAG GTAGTGAAAAGGGGGATGGCTCCAGGTGGGGGAGGCGAGGTGCTGTTTACGTGTCCCGTTCGCAAGACTCTCCGTCCCGTCCAACTGTCAGAGCCTGGCAAGATCAAGCGGATCAGAGGAATAGC ATACTCTGTTAGAGTCTCTCCACAGATGGCCAACAGAATAGTGGACTCTGCCAGAAGCATACTGAATAAATTCATTCCTGATATCTACATCTACACAGACCACATGAAGGGGGACAAGTCTGGAAA GTCTCCAGGCTTTGGCCTGACCTTGGTGGCCGAGACCCTGAACGGGACGTTCCTGAGTGCAGAGCAGGTGTCCACCCCCCAGGGGCAGGGAGACCCTGTGCTGCCTGAGGACCTGGGAAGAAACTGTGCCAAGCTACTGCTGGAAGAGATCTACAgg GGCGGCTGCATCGACTCAGCCAATCAAAGCCTGGCTCTCGTGTACATGGCCTTGGGTCAACAAGATGTATCTAAAGCGCTGCTCGGCGACCTCTCTCCATACAC GATCGAGTTCCTCCGACACATGAGAGACTTCTTCCGGATGATGTTCAAGATCGAGACTCAGAAACCATCGGAGGacgagagaaaagggggagacaAAGTACTGATGACCTGTGTTGGAGCCGGCTATACCAACATCAGCAAATCAATCAAATAA